From Musa acuminata AAA Group cultivar baxijiao unplaced genomic scaffold, Cavendish_Baxijiao_AAA HiC_scaffold_412, whole genome shotgun sequence, a single genomic window includes:
- the LOC103970986 gene encoding patatin-like protein 2, protein MEKSKSIGQIQAPTYGNLITILSIDGGGIKGIIPATILAFLESELQKLDGEDARLADYFDAMAGTSTGGLVTAMLTAPNMQNRPLYAAKDIKEFYLNHSPKIFPQSSWPFNTAAKVIRAIIGPRYDGKYLHELIRRNLGETRLHQTLTNVVIPTFDIKRLQPTIFSSYKVKNNPLLDARLSDICIGTSAAPTYLPAYDFQTEDSQGNTREFNLIDGGLAANNPALVAMGEITKETFEENPDFFPIKPMDYHRFLVISLGTGSSKEERYSANHAKRWGVLGWLLSNGSTPLVDAFMQASADMVDIHISEAFQALHSGKNYLRIEDDALSGILASVDTSTKENLENLVKVGEMLLKKPVSRVNLETGHVEPVSEGEGTNEEALIRLAKLLSDERRLREMRSPHSKSSRTGK, encoded by the exons ATGGAGAAATCAAAGTCCATTGGACAGATCCAAGCACCAACATATGGTAATTTGATCACCATTCTCAGCATTGATGGTGGAGGGATCAAAGGAATTATCCCTGCAACTATTTTAGCTTTTCTGGAATCAGAACTTCAG AAACTGGATGGTGAAGATGCTCGACTTGCAGATTACTTTGATGCCATGGCGGGGACAAGCACCGGTGGTCTGGTAACTGCAATGCTGACTGCACCTAACATGCAAAACCGACCTCTTTATGCTGCAAAGGACATCAAAGAGTTTTACCTGAATCATTCCCCCAAGATCTTCCCACAGTCCAG CTGGCCATTTAACACAGCTGCGAAAGTTATTCGAGCTATAATTGGACCAAGGTATGATGGGAAGTATCTTCATGAGCTTATCAGGAGAAACTTAGGGGAGACACGGCTGCATCAGACATTGACCAATGTGGTCATCCCAACTTTCGATATCAAGAGGCTCCAGCCGACCATCTTCTCATCATACAAG GTAAAGAACAACCCATTACTTGATGCTCGGCTTTCCGATATCTGCATTGGCACCTCTGCAGCTCCAACTTACCTTCCAGCATACGACTTCCAAACTGAAGACTCCCAAGGCAATACAAGAGAGTTTAATCTTATCGATGGAGGATTAGCAGCAAATAATCCG GCTTTGGTTGCAATGGGAGAAATAACCAAAGAGACCTTTGAAGAAAACCCAGACTTCTTCCCTATAAAACCAATGGACTACCACCGCTTCTTGGTTATCTCACTTGGCACCGGCTCATCCAAGGAAGAAAGGTACAGTGCCAACCATGCGAAGAGATGGGGAGTATTGGGTTGGCTGCTCAGTAATGGTTCCACTCCATTGGTAGATGCATTCATGCAAGCAAGTGCAGACATGGTggatatccacatctctgaagctTTCCAAGCATTGCATTCCGGGAAAAATTACCTCCGAATTGAG GATGATGCTTTGAGCGGAATACTAGCATCAGTAGATACGTCCACCAAGGAGAACCTGGAGAACCTTGTCAAGGTTGGAGAAATGCTACTGAAGAAACCGGTCTCAAGAGTCAATTTGGAGACTGGTCATGTTGAGCCTGTGAGTGAGGGAGAAGGAACTAATGAGGAAGCTTTGATAAG GCTTGCCAAACTACTGTCTGATGAAAGAAGGCTCCGTGAGATGCGATCGCCGCACTCTAAATCGTCGCGAACTGGGAAGTGA